One Vulpes lagopus strain Blue_001 chromosome 17, ASM1834538v1, whole genome shotgun sequence DNA segment encodes these proteins:
- the LOC121477584 gene encoding ATP synthase membrane subunit K, mitochondrial-like, translating into MAGPETDAQFHFTDIKKYFNSYILTGRMNCVLAYGGIALMILYFKLRSKKTPAMKAT; encoded by the coding sequence ATGGCAGGTCCAGAAACTGATGCCCAATTCCATTTCACTgacatcaaaaaatatttcaactcttATATTCTCACAGGTAGAATGAATTGTGTATTGGCATATGGAGGCATTGCCTTGATGATTTTATACTTCAAATTAAGGTCTAAAAAAACACCAGCTATGAAAGCAACATAA